The following proteins come from a genomic window of Montipora foliosa isolate CH-2021 chromosome 2, ASM3666993v2, whole genome shotgun sequence:
- the LOC137993239 gene encoding peroxisomal succinyl-coenzyme A thioesterase-like: MAALAKIEVKPSLETTVDQKIEIIVRNLCHNQSIILRARTIDDSNILFESFAKYKANENGVVFVPCDPSLGGSYIGVEPMGLFWSMKPVTDGDRDDLLRKRNVTTPLKVTVDVYSGDDERALDKPKNKIAESVTLLRSYMGKGVSRRFLENDGFYGTLFLPPGDGPFHGVVDMWGRTGGLREDRAALLASSGFATLVLAYCEFRDLPQKYDVLDLSYFEMAIDWLSAHPRINSDGVSLVGLSFGGVVAMAIASQLSQKIKGVISISGPHALIGCSFKCKTFTIPGYPIETMAADYTSYQKFLSIFKRKEACKTGSPSLVPVENITCPVLFVYGLADQLNPEIEWMCREIFQRMDQHGKGSLFKSLPLVGAGHFITPCYLPPCSKQYVKIYNDVWILGGENTALQAKASELYWNESLKFLAKNIS; the protein is encoded by the exons ATGGCCGCATTGGCAAAAATTGAAGTGAAACCGTCACTCGAAACGACAGTCGATCAAAAGATTGAAATAATTGTGAGAAACCTGTGTCATAATCAAAGTATTATTTTGCGAGCTCGAACCATCGACGACAGCAACATTCTCTTTGAGTCATTCGCTAAATACAAAGCCAACGAAAATGGCGTTGTCTTCGTGCCGTGTGACCCTTCCCTGGGTGGATCATACATTGGTGTGGAGCCGATGGGGTTGTTTTGGAGCATGAAACCAGTTACAGACGGTGATCGAGACGATTTGCTAAGAAAACGAAATGTAACAACACCCTTGAAAGTCACCGTAGATGTGTACAGTGGAGACGATGAACGAGCGCTTGACAAACCTAAGAACAAAATAGCGGAAAGCGTAACATTGCTAAGGTCTTACATGGGAAAGGGTGTGAGTAGACGCTTCTTAGAGAATGATGGCTTTTATGGAACCTTATTCCTTCCTCCTGGAGATGGGCCCTTCCATG GTGTCGTGGACATGTGGGGTCGCACAGGTGGCCTTAGAGAGGACAGAGCAGCTCTTCTGGCATCCAGTGGGTTTGCAACTTTAGTCTTGGCATATTGTGAGTTTAGAGATCTTCCTCAGAAGTATGATGTTCTTGACCTTTCATATTTTGAGATGGCAATTGACTGGTTGTCTGCCCACCCCAGGATCAATTCGGATGGTGTCAGTCTGGTTGGTTTGTCATTTGGCGGagttgttgccatggcaattgCATCACAACTTTCTCAGAAAATCAAAGGGGTGATATCAATTTCCGGACCTCATGCTCTCATTGGTTGCTCGTTTAAATGCAAAACTTTCACCATACCAGGTTATCCCATTGAAACAATGGCAGCAGACTACACCAGCTACCaaaagtttctttcaatttttaaaaggaaagaGGCTTGTAAAACGGGATCACCGTCACTTGTGCCAGTGGAGAATATTACGTGTCCTGTGTTGTTCGTGTATGGCCTTGCAGATCAGCTTAACCCTGAAATAGAGTGGATGTGCAGGGAAATATTTCAGCGTATGGACCAACATGGGAAAGGGTCCCTGTTTAAGAGTCTGCCTCTTGTAGGGGCTGGCCATTTTATAACACCTTGTTATCTGCCCCCTTGTTCCAAGCAATATGTAAAGATTTACAACGATGTTTGGATTCTAGGTGGAGAAAATACAGCGCTTCAAGCAAAGGCATCAGAACTATATTGGAATGAGAGTCTGAAATTCCttgcaaaaaatatttcttgA